One genomic segment of Sminthopsis crassicaudata isolate SCR6 chromosome 2, ASM4859323v1, whole genome shotgun sequence includes these proteins:
- the PPP3R1 gene encoding calcineurin subunit B type 1 isoform X1, translating into MGNEASYPLEMCSHFDADEIKRLGKRFKKLDLDNSGSLSVEEFMSLPELQQNPLVQRVIDIFDTDGNGEVDFKEFIEGVSQFSVKGDKEQKLRFAFRIYDMDKDGYISNGELFQVLKMMVGNNLKDTQLQQIVDKTIINADKDGDGRISFEEFCAVVGGLDIHKKMVVDV; encoded by the exons ttgatgctgatgaaattaaaaggCTAGGAAAGAGATTTAAGAAGCTTGATCTGGACAACTCTGGTTCTTTGAGTGTGGAAGAGTTTATGTCTTTGCCTGAGTTGCAACAGAACCCATTAGTTCAGCGAGTAATAGATATATTTGACACAGATGGAAATGGAGAAGTAGACTTCAAag aaTTCATTGAAGGAGTTTCTCAGTTCAGTGTCAAAGGAGATAAAGAACAGAAATTAAGGT ttgctttcCGAATCTATGACATGGATAAAGATGGCTATATTTCCAATGGGGAGCTCTTCCAGGTGCTGAAGATGATGGTGGGGAACAATCTGAAAGACACACAATTACAACAAATTGTAGACAAAACCATAATTAATGCAGATAAGGACGGAGATGGAAGAATATCCTTTGAAGAATTCTGtgct GTTGTAGGAGGCCTAGATATCCACAAAAAGATGGTGGTAGATGTGTGA
- the PPP3R1 gene encoding calcineurin subunit B type 1 isoform X2, which yields MGNEASYPLEMCSHFDADEIKRLGKRFKKLDLDNSGSLSVEEFMSLPELQQNPLVQRVIDIFDTDGNGEVDFKEFIEGVSQFSVKGDKEQKLRFAFRIYDMDKDGYISNGELFQVLKMMVGNNLKDTQLQQIVDKTIINADKDGDGRISFEEFCAVILLE from the exons ttgatgctgatgaaattaaaaggCTAGGAAAGAGATTTAAGAAGCTTGATCTGGACAACTCTGGTTCTTTGAGTGTGGAAGAGTTTATGTCTTTGCCTGAGTTGCAACAGAACCCATTAGTTCAGCGAGTAATAGATATATTTGACACAGATGGAAATGGAGAAGTAGACTTCAAag aaTTCATTGAAGGAGTTTCTCAGTTCAGTGTCAAAGGAGATAAAGAACAGAAATTAAGGT ttgctttcCGAATCTATGACATGGATAAAGATGGCTATATTTCCAATGGGGAGCTCTTCCAGGTGCTGAAGATGATGGTGGGGAACAATCTGAAAGACACACAATTACAACAAATTGTAGACAAAACCATAATTAATGCAGATAAGGACGGAGATGGAAGAATATCCTTTGAAGAATTCTGtgct gTTATTCTTCTAGAATAA